Below is a genomic region from Nocardioides panacis.
CGCCTCCGGCCTGAGCTACTCGCCGGTGATCGACAAGGACAGCACGGGCACGCTCTGGGTGACCTACACGACCGGCGTCCCGGGCGTCGACCCGGTGCACGACCCGACCGCCGACACGACGCGCGCCGCCAGGGTGATGATCACGCACTCGCAGCCCACCGACGACCGGGCCTGGGTGGCGCCCTACCAGCTGCCGACCCCCGACGACTCCTCGACCGTCACCTTCGACCCAGCCAAGGACCCCGGAGGGCAGCCGTCGAGCGACATCGCCGCAGTCGTCTCCTTCGACGGCAACAAGGTGGGTGTGCTGTGGAGCAACCAGCGCACGCAGAAGGTGCACTGGGCGACCCACGTCGACGGCGACCCCGACCAGACCTGGGCCACGAGCGTGGCGTACGACAATCCTCAGGGGTCCGACGACCACCTCAACATCAAGTCGGTCGCCGGCGGCAACGCCGGCCGCGTCTTCGCGGTCGCGAAGACCTCCCACACGGGGGCGACCGATCCGCTGATCAACCTGCTCTACCTCGACCTCCAGGGCAACTGGAGCGCTCGGCCGTTCGCCACCGTCGCCGACAACGTCACCCGGGCCAGCGTGGTCATCGACTCGGACCACCACGACCTGTACGTCTTCGCGGCCGGTCCCTGCTGCGCCGGCGGCACGATCTACTACAAGAAGACCCCACTGGCCAACCCGACGTTCGGATCCGGCCCAGGCACCCCGTTCATCTTCAGCAACGCGAACCCCGAAGCGAACAACGTCACGACGACCAAGCAGACGGTCACCTCAGCCTCGGGCCTGCTGGCCCTGGCAGGTGACGACCAGACCCGCACCTACCTCTACAACCAGCTCGAGCTCGGCACGGGCACGACGATCTCCACCAAACCCGCGGCCTCGGTGGCGACGGGGGACGCCACGTTCGAGTTCACGGCCACCGAGCCGGGTGCCACGTTCCTGTGCTCGCTCGACGGCGCGGTCCCAGCGGCTTGCACCTCTCCTCAGAGCTACACCGGGCTCACGAACGGCAACCACACGTTCTCCGTGCGGGGCGTCGGGGCGGCCGGGGCGCAGGACGGGACCCCCGTGACGTACACCTGGAACGTCGCCGTGCCGGCCGGTGACACGGTCGCGCCGAGCACGGGGATCTCGCTGCGGCCGAAGGCCGTGAGCACGGCGCGCGAGGCGGCGTTCACGCTGGTCTCCGACGAGGCCGGCTCGACCTTCCGGTGCTCGCTCGACGGCAAGCCCGCCGTGGTCTGCACGTCGCCGGTGGTCTACCGCGGCCTCGCGGACGGCGACCACACGTTCGCGGCGGCCGCCGTGGACGCGGCCGGCAACGCCGACGCCACGCCGGACGTGTACTCCTGGAAGATCACCCCGTGGTTCTTCGACGGCTTCTCGTCGAAGAACTTCACGCACGGCGGCTGGCTGGCGCGGCACTCCCGCACCGGCAGCACCGCCGTCGTCAAGAACGCGGTGTACCCCGGTGACACCGGCGCCCGGATCCGCAGCGTGGCCCGCCGCGGCTCCACGGCATCGATCACCAAGCGGCTCCCGGCCGCGAGCAGCACCCTGGGCTTCTCCTGGGTGGGCCGCGTCGGCCGCCCGGGACTGCGCGGCCAGACCGTCGACGTGGCCAGCCTGCGCAACGCCGCCGGGAAGGTGGTGCTCAGCGTGGAGCGCGTCTCCTCGAACGGCAAGCTGCGGGTCCGGCTCCCGGGCGGCGTCACCCCGGCGGTGAAGGGGCCGGCGGTGGCCCAGCGTGCCCGGTTCATGCTGGACGTGACCGTCAACCCACGGGGCAAGGACGCCTGGGCGTTGTCGGTGGACGGTCGCACCGTGCTGAAGCGGAGCGCGTCGAACCTCGGCAGCTCCGGACTGCGCAGCCTGCGGTTCGGCAGCGTCGCCGGGGGCCGGAGCCTCGACTACCGCGTCGACAGCGTGAAGGTGTGGCAATGAGCCGGATCTCCACCAGCGTGGTGGTCTGCGCATGGACCGTGGACCGCTGGTCCCAGATGGTCGCCGCGCTGGCGTCCGCGCTGGACCAGCGGCCCGGGCCGGACCAGGTGGTCCTGGTGGTCGACCACAGCGACGAGCTGCTGTCCCGGTCGGCCGCCTCGCTGGACCCGCGGGTCCAGGTGATAGCCAGCACGGGGTCCCGGGGGCTGTCCGGTGCCAGGAACACCGGCGTCGCCGCCGCCACCGGGGAGGTGGTGCTGTTCCTCGACGACGACGCCGAGGCGCACCCCGGTTGGCTGGCCGGCCACGTCCGGCACTACGAGGACCCCTCGGTCCTCGGCGTCGGAGGGCTGGTCGTCCCCGCGTGGGCCGACCGGCGCCCGACCTGGTTCCCGCCGGAGTTCGGCTGGGTGGTCGGCTGCTCGTACGTCGGCCAGCCCACCGCCACCGCCGAGATCCGCAACCCGATCGGGGCGAACATGTCCTTCCGCCGGGACGCGGTGCGGACCGTCGGCGGCTTCTCGGAGTCGATGGGCCGGATCGGGGCCGGTGGGCAGGGCTGCGAGGAGACCGAGATCAGCCTCCGGCTGGCCCGGGCCTTCCCGCAGGGCCGGATCCTCTTCGAGCCTGCCGCCGGCGCGCACCACCACGTCGCCGCGGAGCGCGGCACCTGGACCTACTTCCGCCGGCGCTGCTTCGCCGAAGGGCGCAGCAAGGCCACCATGCGCCGGCTGGAGGGCTCGCGGGCCGCGCTGGGCGCGGAGCGCGACTACGTGCGCAGGACCCTGCCGCGCGGGCTGCGCACCCACCCCGCACGGGCCTTCGCGGTCGCCGCGGGTCTCGCCCTCACGAGTGCCGGGTTCGTCGTGGAGACGAGCCGCCGGCACCCCACGAGTCTCGATCACGAACAGGGGACATCCATGAGGCACGAGACGGCACCGCCCGACCGGTGGCTGCACTTCGACCTGCACGGGCTGCTCGGCATCCGTGTCGAGCGGGACGCCCCCGCGGCCGCCCAGCTGCGCATGATGCTGGCCTGCTTCGCCAGCGACACCGAGGTCCCGGCCGACATCGTCGTCTCCCGTGAGTTCGAGGACGTCGGGGTCACCTGCCAGCTCGAGGACGAGCTGAACTACTCCCCGCACAGCGTGGAGCTCGTCCAGGACCGGGTCCAGGTCGTCCGGGACGGGGACCAGGTCCGCATCCACGGCGACGGCGAGCTGCTCACCACGCTCGTGCCGCTGCTGGACCGGGCGATGGTCGGGCGCGGCGCGGGCATGATCCACGCCGCCACCGTGGCGTACCGCGGCTACGCGATCGCGCTGCCGGCCGGTGGCGGGACCGGCAAGACCAGCAGCATCGCCAAGCTGATGCGCCGGGACGGCTACTCCTTCCATGGGCGACGACTGGGCCTTCCTGGGCGACGACCGGACGCTGCTCGGCTACGCCAAGCCGATGTTCATCAGGTCGCACCACCGGACGATCTACCCGCACCTGTTCCAGGGCGTCCGCAAGCCGATGGTGCCGACGGTGCTCTCCCGCCCGCTCGGCCGGCTGAGCACGGCCGTGCACCCGCACATCATCCGGTACCCCCAGCTGGCCGACCTCGCCCGGCGCTGGTCGCCCGAGCACCGGATGGTCGACGCCGCCCTCGCGCTGCCGGGGGTACCGGTGACGACGCACGCCCCGCTGCTGGCCTCGATCTACGTCGAGCGGCACTCCGGGCCGACGGTCGAGCTGACCGAGGTCACGCGGGACTGGATGGTCGACCGGGTGATGGGCAACTTCCACCTCGAGATGCCCGGCTTCTCCCAGACCCTGGTGACCGCCCTGGCCGCGACGTCGATGACGTCGTGGCGGGACCTGGTCACGGCGAAGAGCGACGTGCTGGCCAAGGGCCTGGACGGGCTGCCGTGCTACCTGCTGCAGGTCCCGAGCCGGCTGTCGGCCGACCAGGCCTCCGACGAGGTCGTCACCGTCCTGGACGAGCTGGTGCCGTCCTTGCTCGACGCCGAGGCGAGCGCCGCCTCATGAGCCGGGCCGTCCCCACCGCCGCCGGCATCACCGCCGTCGTACCGGTGCGCAACGCCGAGGCGCTGGTGGGCCCCTGCCTCGAGTCGCTGCGCCGCAACGGCGTGACCCGGGTGGTGGTGGTCGACGGGCTGTCCACCGACTGCTCGCGGGAGGTGGCCCGGGCGCACGGCGCCACGGTGCTCAGCGACGAGGGCGGCGGCCTGCCGCTGGCCCGCACGCTCGGCGCCCAGGCGGCCGACACCCGGTGGGTGCTGATGGTCGACACCGACGTCGTGGTCCCGGACGGGGTCCTGGACCGGCTGCTCGAGGAGTACCACCTCGGCGGGTACGCCGCGCTGCAGGCGGGCCTGGAGAGCGTCTCGGGGCCCGGCTACTGGGGCCAGGCGCTGGCCTACCACCACCTGCACGGACGCAGCCGCTGGTGGTTCGGCCTGGTCGCCACCGTCATCGAGCGCGACCTGCTGCTGCGCACCGGCTTCGACCCCCGCTTCGAGTCCGGCGAGGACATCGAGCTGCGCTGGCGGCTGGAGTCGCAGGGGCACAAGGTCGGCGTCTCCCGCAGCGCCCTGGTCTCGCACCACTTCGCCGGCGACGACTTCGCCTTCGCCAAGGACCAGTTCCTGATGGACGGGACCGGCCTGGGCCTGATGGTGCGCAAGCACGGCTGG
It encodes:
- a CDS encoding glycosyltransferase; the encoded protein is MSRAVPTAAGITAVVPVRNAEALVGPCLESLRRNGVTRVVVVDGLSTDCSREVARAHGATVLSDEGGGLPLARTLGAQAADTRWVLMVDTDVVVPDGVLDRLLEEYHLGGYAALQAGLESVSGPGYWGQALAYHHLHGRSRWWFGLVATVIERDLLLRTGFDPRFESGEDIELRWRLESQGHKVGVSRSALVSHHFAGDDFAFAKDQFLMDGTGLGLMVRKHGWRGSRLFALPVAAAARGVALSVRDRQPQWARYFAAYCWFNYVGMRRGLAR